One segment of Roseisolibacter agri DNA contains the following:
- a CDS encoding polysaccharide biosynthesis/export family protein, which yields MSSSVSGRPSSPATFPPRVRGLRALLAAVVALALPAAAHGAAAGPALAVSSALLLQTPATAGRATDATPRPASEVTSQTLRATRAELTAALDRAERAASRASGRERERAQAEATAIRARLRDGDFRAGDRLSLALGGDTATREISIREGPQIELPYGIPPLVLTGVLRAELSDAVATHLRKYVREPDVRVRLLQRLSVSGAVGRPGVYWVQPDMPLAEVIMRAGGIGAGAKTDKVVVTRAGKEVIDRKTFARLSREGRTVEESNLQPGDEVRVPIGSQRNWGQIATYAFFGVSILTAALALIRSSYQ from the coding sequence ATGTCATCCAGCGTCTCCGGTCGGCCGTCGTCCCCCGCGACCTTCCCGCCGCGCGTCCGCGGACTGCGTGCGCTGCTGGCCGCCGTGGTGGCGCTGGCGCTCCCGGCGGCGGCGCACGGCGCCGCGGCGGGTCCGGCCCTGGCCGTCTCGAGCGCGCTGCTGCTGCAGACGCCCGCCACGGCGGGCCGCGCGACCGACGCCACGCCGCGCCCCGCGTCCGAGGTCACCTCGCAGACGCTGCGCGCCACGCGCGCCGAGCTGACGGCCGCGCTGGACCGGGCCGAGCGGGCGGCGTCGCGGGCGTCGGGGCGCGAGCGCGAGCGGGCGCAGGCCGAGGCGACGGCGATCCGCGCGCGGCTGCGCGACGGCGACTTCCGGGCGGGCGACCGCCTGTCGCTGGCGCTGGGCGGGGACACGGCGACGCGCGAGATCTCGATCCGCGAGGGTCCGCAGATCGAGCTGCCCTACGGAATCCCGCCGCTCGTGCTCACCGGCGTCCTCCGCGCCGAGCTGAGCGACGCCGTGGCTACGCATTTGCGAAAGTACGTCCGCGAGCCGGACGTCCGCGTGCGACTCCTCCAGCGTCTGAGCGTCAGCGGTGCCGTCGGCCGGCCGGGTGTCTACTGGGTGCAGCCGGACATGCCGCTGGCCGAGGTGATCATGCGCGCCGGCGGGATCGGCGCGGGCGCGAAGACCGACAAGGTCGTGGTCACGCGCGCCGGCAAGGAGGTGATCGACCGCAAGACCTTCGCACGTCTCTCCCGTGAGGGGCGGACGGTGGAGGAGAGCAATCTCCAGCCCGGCGACGAGGTCCGGGTGCCGATCGGCTCGCAGCGCAACTGGGGGCAGATCGCGACGTACGCGTTCTTCGGCGTCTCGATCCTGACCGCCGCTCTCGCCCTGATCCGGTCGTCCTACCAGTAA
- a CDS encoding GumC family protein has protein sequence MSASLPPALPSGHGSALEPYAHPHTPPVVYRGDAGEGDQSGGGEIGRVLSALNRFKWLVLAVLAVGSAGGVMATRLLTPEYQVQSTILLTGAQGGSSSRGPLRDDALLDAQGWQDLLRSYSIADSVVMQLALYLEPKKAADSVVFRGFQLNRARFYPGQYTLEISGPRYTLRDNIGVINETGVVGDSIGRKAAGFLWRPTKAVLGDDRTIEFRVRTPRETSVGILQRLNVELAQGSNLILLGLSGTPQQKPAETLNAWGEQFVRIAADLKTARLSQFVRILTAQRAEAEQRLRNAEMALTQFRVNTVALPSEGLAMKPGLSGIAMREPVFDQYFKDRYDLQTVQRDRAQLDAAAAKVTPTETPIEALLAIPSVASDPGAMTLRESLNELAKKQAQYRTLKEQFTDSMRVVKDALYGIQLLQSTTIPQQLAAYRAELAKREATMQSTIAKATSELQGIPSRSIQQEAYRRDLDNATQLYASLQARSADAELSEKSAIPDVRILDQAVMPLEPTKNTAPRIILMAIAGSLGLGVGLAFLLDRLDRRFRYPTQATRDLALQILGVVPVVEQGRRASAEKVANVVEAFRSLRMNVRYACMPSQKVTLAITSPGPGDGKSLVASNLALSFAEGGWRTVLVDADLRRGFLNETFELPATPGLIEYLEGTSPLDDVLNATHHANLTVIAGGTRHRRAPELLATPRMQELVATLARSFDAIIIDTPPLGAGTDAYAIATATTNVAIVLRGGTTDVKMAKAKMETLDRLPVSVIGAILNGVQTDDGIYQYYSYDPHYTLAAVEDREAPEEAEVARIGDGR, from the coding sequence ATGTCCGCATCGCTCCCGCCGGCCCTTCCGTCCGGCCACGGCTCGGCGCTCGAGCCCTATGCCCACCCCCACACGCCGCCGGTCGTCTACCGGGGCGACGCGGGCGAGGGCGACCAGTCGGGCGGCGGCGAGATCGGACGCGTCCTCTCGGCGCTCAACCGATTCAAGTGGCTCGTCCTGGCCGTGCTCGCGGTCGGCAGCGCCGGCGGCGTCATGGCGACGCGGCTGCTGACGCCCGAGTACCAGGTCCAGTCGACCATCCTGCTCACCGGCGCCCAGGGCGGCAGCTCGTCGCGCGGCCCGCTGCGCGACGACGCCCTCCTCGACGCGCAGGGCTGGCAGGACCTCCTGCGGTCGTACTCGATCGCCGACTCGGTGGTCATGCAGCTGGCGCTCTACCTGGAGCCCAAGAAGGCCGCCGACTCGGTGGTCTTCCGCGGCTTCCAGCTGAACCGCGCCCGCTTCTACCCGGGCCAGTACACGCTCGAGATCTCGGGCCCGCGCTACACGCTCCGCGACAACATCGGCGTCATCAACGAGACGGGCGTCGTCGGCGACTCGATCGGCCGCAAGGCCGCGGGCTTCCTCTGGCGGCCGACCAAGGCGGTCCTCGGCGACGACCGCACGATCGAGTTCCGCGTGCGCACGCCCCGTGAGACGTCCGTCGGCATCCTCCAGCGCCTGAACGTCGAGCTGGCCCAGGGCTCGAACCTGATCCTGCTCGGCCTCTCGGGGACGCCGCAGCAGAAGCCGGCCGAGACGCTGAACGCGTGGGGCGAGCAGTTCGTCCGCATCGCCGCCGACCTCAAGACGGCCCGCCTGTCGCAGTTCGTCCGCATCCTCACCGCCCAGCGCGCGGAGGCCGAGCAGCGCCTGCGCAACGCCGAGATGGCGCTGACGCAGTTCCGCGTGAACACGGTCGCCCTCCCCTCCGAGGGGCTGGCCATGAAGCCGGGGCTGAGCGGCATCGCGATGCGCGAGCCGGTGTTCGACCAGTACTTCAAGGACCGCTACGACCTGCAGACGGTGCAGCGCGACCGCGCGCAGCTCGACGCGGCGGCGGCGAAGGTCACGCCCACCGAGACGCCGATCGAGGCGCTGCTCGCCATCCCGTCGGTCGCGAGCGACCCAGGGGCGATGACGCTGCGCGAGTCGCTCAACGAGCTGGCGAAGAAGCAGGCGCAGTACCGCACGCTGAAGGAGCAGTTCACCGACTCGATGCGCGTCGTGAAGGACGCCCTCTACGGCATCCAGCTCCTGCAGTCCACGACGATCCCGCAGCAGCTGGCCGCCTACCGCGCCGAGCTGGCCAAGCGCGAGGCGACCATGCAGAGCACGATCGCGAAGGCGACGTCGGAGCTGCAGGGCATCCCGTCGCGCTCGATCCAGCAGGAGGCCTATCGCCGCGACCTGGACAACGCGACGCAGCTCTACGCCTCGCTGCAGGCCCGGTCGGCGGACGCCGAGCTGTCCGAGAAGAGCGCGATCCCGGACGTGCGCATCCTCGACCAGGCCGTGATGCCGCTGGAGCCGACCAAGAACACGGCGCCGCGCATCATCCTGATGGCGATCGCCGGCAGCCTGGGCCTGGGCGTCGGCCTCGCGTTCCTGCTGGACCGCCTGGACCGCCGCTTCCGCTACCCCACGCAGGCGACGCGCGACCTGGCGCTGCAGATCCTCGGCGTCGTGCCGGTGGTCGAGCAGGGCCGGCGCGCCTCGGCCGAGAAGGTGGCGAACGTCGTCGAGGCGTTCCGGTCGCTGCGCATGAACGTCCGCTACGCGTGCATGCCGAGCCAGAAGGTCACGCTGGCGATCACCAGCCCGGGGCCGGGCGACGGCAAGTCGCTCGTCGCCTCGAACCTGGCGCTCAGCTTCGCCGAGGGCGGCTGGCGCACGGTGCTGGTGGACGCGGACCTGCGGCGCGGCTTCCTCAACGAGACGTTCGAGCTGCCGGCGACGCCGGGGCTGATCGAGTACCTGGAGGGCACGAGCCCGCTGGACGACGTCCTGAACGCGACGCACCACGCGAACCTGACGGTGATCGCCGGCGGGACGCGGCACCGCCGCGCGCCCGAGCTGCTGGCCACGCCACGCATGCAGGAGCTGGTGGCGACGCTGGCCCGCAGCTTCGACGCGATCATCATCGACACGCCGCCGCTCGGCGCCGGCACGGACGCCTACGCGATCGCGACGGCCACCACGAACGTCGCCATCGTGCTGCGCGGCGGCACGACCGACGTGAAGATGGCGAAGGCCAAGATGGAGACGCTGGACCGGCTCCCCGTCTCGGTCATCGGCGCCATCCTCAACGGCGTGCAGACGGACGACGGCATCTATCAGTACTACTCGTACGACCCGCACTACACGCTGGCGGCGGTCGAGGACCGCGAGGCGCCGGAAGAGGCGGAGGTGGCGCGGATCGGCGACGGCCGCTGA
- a CDS encoding response regulator: MSNALADERPPSVLLVSDHDWLALALGAVASGWGYAVGRAASLEQALHVADATNPDVVFVDAWLEARLAGRQRVGRALREAGAITPATPVVAFSADPLSRDDRLAALAGGAWDVVELPVDAPLLRLRLDAWLAAKRYADRLERASLLDREAPVYNLRGLLSRARELGADAARGGTPLACVAIGTGTSAGPADDAATRRAEEADEAARLRGAWLASGRASDVIGRVGRTQFVVLAPRTGAAGARVLADRLAVALDGAGPERVRTSVMALEPTPAGPDDAIALVGRAVATLQRTAPPELAAR; the protein is encoded by the coding sequence ATGTCGAACGCCCTGGCCGACGAGCGCCCGCCGTCGGTCCTGCTCGTCAGCGACCACGACTGGCTCGCCCTCGCCCTCGGCGCCGTTGCCTCCGGGTGGGGATACGCCGTCGGCCGCGCCGCGTCGCTCGAGCAGGCGCTCCACGTCGCCGATGCCACCAACCCGGACGTCGTCTTCGTGGACGCCTGGCTCGAGGCGCGCCTGGCCGGCCGCCAGCGCGTCGGCCGCGCGTTGCGCGAGGCCGGCGCGATCACGCCCGCCACGCCCGTCGTCGCCTTCTCCGCCGACCCGCTGAGCCGCGACGACCGGCTGGCGGCCCTCGCCGGCGGCGCGTGGGACGTCGTGGAGCTGCCCGTGGACGCACCGCTGCTCCGGCTCCGCCTGGACGCGTGGCTGGCGGCCAAGCGCTACGCCGACCGCCTGGAGCGGGCCAGCCTCCTCGACCGCGAGGCGCCCGTCTACAACCTGCGCGGGCTGCTCAGCCGCGCCCGCGAGCTGGGGGCGGACGCGGCGCGCGGCGGGACCCCGCTCGCGTGCGTCGCGATCGGCACCGGCACCAGCGCCGGTCCGGCCGACGACGCCGCCACGCGCCGCGCCGAGGAGGCCGACGAGGCCGCGCGGCTCCGCGGGGCCTGGCTGGCGAGCGGCCGCGCCTCCGACGTCATCGGGCGCGTGGGGCGGACGCAGTTCGTGGTGCTGGCGCCGCGCACCGGCGCCGCGGGCGCGCGCGTGCTGGCCGACCGGCTGGCCGTCGCGCTGGACGGGGCGGGGCCGGAGCGCGTCCGCACGAGCGTCATGGCGCTGGAACCCACCCCCGCCGGCCCCGACGACGCGATCGCGCTCGTCGGCCGCGCGGTCGCGACCCTGCAGCGCACGGCGCCGCCGGAGCTCGCGGCGCGCTGA